One Equus asinus isolate D_3611 breed Donkey chromosome 26, EquAss-T2T_v2, whole genome shotgun sequence genomic window carries:
- the SIX5 gene encoding homeobox protein SIX5 has product MATLPAEPSAGPAAGGEAVAAAATEEEEEEARQLLQTLQAAEGEAAAAAGAGAGEAAAGAEGPGSPGVPGSPPEAAAEPSTGLRFSPEQVACVCEALLQAGHAGRLSRFLGALPPAERLRGSDPVLRARALVAFQRGEYAELYRLLESRPFPAAHHAFLQDLYLRARYHEAERARGRALGAVDKYRLRKKFPLPKTIWDGEETVYCFKERSRAALKACYRGNRYPTPDEKRRLATLTGLSLTQVSNWFKNRRQRDRTGGGGGAPCKSESDGNPTTEDESSRSPEDLERGVAPAATEAQAQGSIFLAGAAPAAPCPASSSILVNGSFLAAGSSPAVLLNGSPVIINSLALGEASSLGPLLLTGGGGAPPPQPGPQGAGEGKTSLVLDPQTGEVRLEEAQAEAPDTKGAQVAASAPAGEEVPGPLSQVVPGPPPAATFPLAPGPVPSVAAPQVVPLSPPPGYPAGLSPTSPLLNLPQVVPTSQVVTLPQAVGPLQLLAAGPGSPVKVAAAAGPANVHLINSGVGVTALQLPSATAPGNFLLANPVSGSPIVTGVAVQQGKIILTATFPTSMLVSQVLPPAPSLALPLKPDAAISVPEGALPVAPSPALPEAHALGPLSAQQPPQPPPAAATAAASLPFSPDSSGLLPAFPAPPPEGLMLSPAAVPIWPAGLELSTGTEGLLEAEKGLATQAPHTVLRLPDPDPEGLLLGATAGGEVEEGLEAETKVLTQLQSVPVEEPLEL; this is encoded by the exons ATGGCTACCTTGCCTGCGGAGCCGAGCGCGGGGCCGGCGGCTGGGGGggaggcggtggcggcggcggcgaccgaagaggaggaggaggaagcgcGCCAGCTCCTGCAGACTTTGCAGGCGGCCGAGggtgaggcggcggcggcggccggggccggggcgggcgAAGCGGCGGCGGGAGCGGAGGGCCCGGGGTCCCCGGGCGTCCCCGGGTCGCCCCCCGAGGCCGCTGCCGAGCCGTCCACGGGCCTCCGCTTCTCGCCCGAGCAGGTGGCGTGCGTGTGCGAGGCGCTGCTCCAGGCGGGCCACGCCGGCCGCTTGAGCCGCTTCCTGGGCGCACTGCCCCCGGCCGAGCGCCTACGTGGCAGCGATCCGGTGCTGCGCGCTCGGGCCCTGGTGGCCTTCCAGCGGGGCGAGTACGCCGAGCTCTACCGGCTGCTGGAGAGCCGCCCCTTCCCCGCCGCCCACCACGCCTTCCTGCAGGACCTCTACCTGCGCGCGCGCTACCACGAGGCCGAGCGGGCCCGCGGCCGCGCGCTGGGCGCAGTGGACAAGTACCGTCTGCGTAAGAAGTTCCCGCTGCCCAAGACCATCTGGGACGGCGAGGAGACCGTCTACTGCTTCAAGGAGCGCTCCCGCGCCGCGCTCAAGGCCTGCTATCGCGGCAACCGCTACCCCACGCCGGACGAGAAGCGCCGCCTGGCCACGCTCACCGGCCTCTCGCTCACGCAGGTCAGCAACTGGTTCAAGAACCGGCGACAGCGCGACCGgaccgggggcggcggcggcgcgcccTGCAAGAG CGAGTCTGATGGGAACCCCACCACCGAGGACGAGTCCAGCCGCAGTCCCGAGGACTTGGAGAGGGGGGTGGCTCCCGCGGCCAccgaggcccaggcccagggctcCATCTTCCTGGCTGGGGCCGCCCCTGCTGCACCGTGCCcggcctcctcctccatcctggTGAACGGGAGCTTCCTGGCTGCCGGCAGCTCCCCGGCCGTGCTCCTCAACGGGAGCCCGGTCATCATCAACAGCCTGGCCCTGGGCGAGGCCTCCAGCCTGGGGCCCCTGCTGCTCACGGGGGGCGGCGGCGCCCCGCCACCACAGCCCGGTCCTCAGGGGGCCGGCGAAGGCAAGACCTCCCTGGTCCTGGACCCTCAGACCGGAGAGGTTCGACTGGAGGAGGCTCAGGCTGAGGCCCCCGACACCAAGGGGGCCCAGGTGGCTGCTTCGGCACCAGCTGGAGAGGAGGTCCCTGGGCCTCTGTCCCAAGTGGTGCCtggacctccgccggccgccacCTTTCCTCTGGCCCCGGGACCAGTGCCCTCCGTGGCTGCTCCACAAGTGGTGCCACTTTCCCCGCCCCCTGGGTACCCTGCGGGCCTGAGCCCCACCTCCCCACTGTTGAACCTGCCCCAGGTGGTGCCCACCTCACAGGTGGTGACCCTGCCCCAGGCTGTGGGGCCCCTGCAGCTCTTGGCAGCCGGGCCAGGCAGCCCCGTGAAGGTGGCAGCTGCAGCAGGCCCTGCCAACGTGCACCTGATCAACTCCGGGGTGGGCGTgactgccctccagctgcctTCGGCCACCGCCCCAG GCAACTTCCTCCTGGCCAATCCGGTGTCCGGCAGCCCCATCGTGACCGGGGTGGCCGTGCAGCAGGGCAAGATCATCCTCACGGCCACCTTCCCCACCAGCATGCTGGTCTCCCAGGTCCTGCCGCCCGCCCCCAGCCTCGCCCTGCCCCTGAAGCCGGACGCAGCCATCTCAGTGCCCGAAGGAGCCCTCCCGgtggcccccagccccgctctcCCGGAGGCCCACGCCCTCGGCCCGCTTTCCGCACAGCAGCCGCCGCAgccgccccccgccgccgccacTGCCGCCGCCAGCCTGCCCTTCTCCCCAGACTCCTCGGGCCTCCTGCCGGCTTTCCCGGCGCCCCCGCCCGAGGGGCTCATGCTGTCGCCTGCGGCCGTGCCAATCTGGCCGGCGGGGCTGGAACTGAGCACAGGCACGGAGGGGCTGCTGGAAGCGGAGAAGGGGCTGGCGACGCAGGCCCCCCACACCGTGCTGCGGCTGCCAGACCCCGACCCCGAGGGCCTGCTCCTGGGGGCCACGGCGGGCGgcgaggtggaggaggggctcGAGGCCGAGACCAAGGTCCTGACCCAGCTGCAGTCGGTGCCTGTGGAGGAGCCCTTGGAACTGTGA